The following proteins are co-located in the Eriocheir sinensis breed Jianghai 21 chromosome 1, ASM2467909v1, whole genome shotgun sequence genome:
- the LOC127009398 gene encoding JNK1/MAPK8-associated membrane protein-like has product MAHRWSLVLLLGVCLCALTHAYKESKSFNYDKGVVDELSHCPGRYCGRTKLGNGSWSACGACERGLRRNNRSACEECHDEPEFYDVLYLGFMGLLPLTFHLGCIDAAAKRRTFTYEVMALYGSAIMEVGVAAVVTLLVTEPVGSFKIRSCKVRKLADWYPLLHNPNPNYEGKLHCTQEAVYPLYSMVFVFYTLCLLVMLIIRPALSSKLMPNRGKSAIYSALYFLPALIVVHAIAAGLIYYSFPYMVIIMSVISNAAHFAFQLDQSMPGLLKGCVQDVRNLVILLGHWGLHAYGIIAITQLTEGVLHGSLCALVPLPALFYILTSRFTDPSNFD; this is encoded by the exons ATGGCCCACCGCTGGTctctggtgctgctgctgggtgtctgtctctgtgccCTCACCCATGCCTACAAGGAGTCCAAGAGTTTCAACTATGACAAGG gtgTGGTGGATGAGCTCTCCCACTGCCCCGGACGGTACTGTGGACGCACCAAGCTTGGGAATGGGTCGTGGTCAGCCTGCGGGGCGTGTGAGCGAGGCCTCCGCCGCAACAACCGCAGCGCCTGTGAGGAGTGTCACGACGAGCCGGAGTTCTACGATGTCCTCTACCTCGGCTTCATGGGGCTGCTCCCTCTCACATTCCACTTAGGATGCATTGACGCCGCAGCAAAGAGAAGAAC gtttACATATGAAGTCATGGCTCTGTACGGTTCGGCCATCATGGAGGTGGGTGTGGCAGCCGTCGTGACTCTCCTCGTTACTGAACCTGTCGGCTCCTTCAAGATCCGCTCCTGCAAAGTCCGAAAGTTGGCTGACTGGTATCCTCTTCTGCACAACCCCAATCCCAATTACGAAGGAAAGCTGCACTGCACCCAAGAGGCGGTGTACCCCCT TTACTCGATGGTGTTCGTGTTCTATACTTTGTGTCTGCTGGTGATGCTAATCATCCGCCCGGCACTCTCCTCCAAGCTAATGCCAAACCGTGGAAAGTCTGCCATCTACTCCGccctctacttccttcctgcCCTGATTGTGGTTCACGCTATTGCCGCAGGACTTATTT ATTATTCCTTCCCGTACATGGTCATCATCATGTCGGTGATATCAAATGCTGCCCACTTTGCATTCCAACTTGACCAG TCCATGCCCGGGCTGCTGAAGGGATGTGTGCAAGATGTTAGGAACCTGGTGATCCTGTTGGGCCACTGGGGCCTGCACGCCTATGGTATCATCGCCATCACCCAGCTGACGGAGGGAGTGCTGCACGGCTCCCTGTGTGCCCTGGTGCCCCTGCCAGCACTCTTCTACATCCTGACCTCACGCTTCACTGACCCTTCAAATTTTGACTGA
- the LOC127009466 gene encoding CCR4-NOT transcription complex subunit 10-A-like isoform X2, which translates to MAESKSGAEEGPESPTTTETTNNSDATDTEREWAQAAQAQFTKGNHVAALTLLSYLQGTRPKDPKVLMNKAVVEYYKSDLKKTDAFRKQLADICVHCGIKMDEVGTGDEVERSVIRFNHCVVLYHLHQYRAALALLEKMYTGLESLEESVGIGVCLLMAECHLGTHHPERALTIITHTETTFLPQPLPHTPSHKQPPPQEKENKSPEKISVSGGTGSSSSSSSSSSSSSSSSSTASTAADEIRCSATQEQLRGKLQQLRVRAQLMMRALKVAKKELKMIVTHAVAGNSLNVTLISLKSQLEYLKGNYRKAIKVLNQCAAIPPPSPSYGPSLGVMYYNNLGVIHLGMGKPTVACLYLQKALQETQVKEESNSSGNSEEVLSQQPLYQLSSNVQPELYYNLGVTLLHMNKPDKAFDFLLEVLQVHPMNPRLWLRLAECCILVHKLGLKEDLSSKRNIIQGTVGVGVHRKICLATRITDHNKKKSDLHPESDAAFPEPTLEFARLCLRNTLILLPENVSTTSLTDEQEVSGVMPELYPAGPSSPLRGAEVLRLRVSALACSAYVGLCLSDFSTVLRHAEQLLVAHPKMPGVYKLLGHLYASEALISLGKVTEAIQHLDPRVVGDVSLSPQAQEASDAPQAMMSSQGWLNTTTTTTAMQVMRYNLSVAYALRGEWEKANNLLKEVWVETNGNMPAQFIMLAMYINLQMGHVDIMKNIVKKNILLT; encoded by the exons ATGGCAGAGAGCAAGAGTGGGGCAGAGGAGGGCCCGGAGTCTCCCACCACCACGGAGACGACCAACAACTCGGATGCAACGGACACGGAGCGGGAGTGGGCGCAGGCCGCCCAGGCGCAGTTCACCAAGGGGAACCATGTGGCCGCCCTCACGCTGCTGTCCTATCTCCAGGGGACGAGGCCCAAGGATCCTAAA GTCCTGATGAACAAGGCTGTGGTGGAGTACTACAAAAGTGACCTGAAGAAGACCGATGCCTTTAGAAAGCAGCTGGCCGACATATGTGTGCAT TGTGGGATCAAGATGGACGAGGTCGGCACCGGGGATGAGGTGGAGCGCAGTGTCATCCGCTTCAACCACTGCGTCGTGCTCTACCACCTCCACCAGTACCGTGCCGCCCTCGCCCTCCTGGAGAAGATGTACACCGGCCTTGAGTCTCTCG AGGAGAGTGTAGGCATAGGTGTGTGTCTCCTGATGGCTGAGTGTCACCTGGGCACACACCATCCCGAGCGagccctcaccatcatcacccacaCGGAGACCACCTTCCTGCCTCAGCCGCTGCCCCACACGCCCTCACACAAGCAGCCGCCAccacaggaaaaggaaaacaa GTCCCCAGAAAAAATCAGTGTTTCTGGAGGCActgggagcagcagcagcagcagcagcagtagcagtagtagcagcagcagcagtagtacggCAAGCACAGCGGCTGATGAGATCCGGTGCAGCGCCACACAGGAGCAGCTGCGAGGGAAGCTTCAGCAGTTGCGGGTGCGGGCGCAGCTGATGATGAGGGCGCTGAAGGTGGCCAAGAAGGAGCTCAAGATGATAGTGACGCACGCTGTCGCAGGCAACTCCTTG aaCGTGACTTTGATAAGCCTGAAGAGTCAGCTCGAATACCTCAAAGGCAACTACCGGAAAGCCATCAAAGTGCTTAACCAGTGTGCAGCAATACCTCCCCCTAGTCC GTCGTATGGTCCTAGTCTTGGTGTGATGTACTATAATAACCTGGGCGTCATTCACCTGGGCATGGGCAAGCCTACCGTGGCTTGTCTCTACCTTCAGAAGGCCCTCCAGGAAACTCAGGTTAAAGAGGAATCAAATTCCTCGGGTAATTCAG AGGAGGTGTTGTCGCAGCAGCCCCTGTACCAGCTGAGCAGCAACGTGCAGCCGGAGCTGTACTACAACCTGGGCGTGACGCTGCTGCACATGAACAAGCCCGACAAGGCCTTCGACTTCCTGCTGGAGGTGCTGCAGGTACATCCCATGAACCCCCGGCTGTGGCTGAGGCTGGCGGAGTGCTGCATCCTCGTACACAAGCTG GGCCTGAAGGAAGACCTCAGCTCCAAGAGGAACATCATCCAGGGAACAGTAGGAGTCGGGGTGCATCGCAAGATCTGCCTCGCCACGCGCATCACAGATCACAACAAGAAAAA GAGTGACCTGCACCCAGAGTCAGACGCGGCCTTCCCTGAACCCACCTTGGAGTTCGCCCGGCTGTGCCTCCGCAACACCCTCATCCTCCTGCCAGAGAATGtgtccaccacctccctcacagACGAGCAGGAAGTCTCAG GGGTGATGCCAGAGCTTTACCCCGCCGGGCCGTCCTCTCCCCTGCGTGGTGCTGAGGTGCTGCGTCTGAGGGTTTCGGCACTGGCCTGCAGCGCCTACGTGGGCCTCTGCCTCTCGGACTTCTCCACGGTGCTGAGGCATGCGGAGCAGCTGCTGGTGGCTCATCCAAAGATGCCTGGAGTATACAA ACTGCTGGGCCACCTCTACGCCAGCGAGGCCCTCATCTCCCTGGGCAAGGTGACGGAGGCCATACAGCACTTGGACCCACGTGTGGTAGGGGacgtctccctctcccctcaggCACAGGAGGCCTCGGATGCCCCCCAGGCCATGATGTCCTCCCAAG GCtggctcaacaccaccaccaccaccacggccatgcAGGTGATGCGGTACAACCTGAGTGTTGCGTACGCCCTGCGCGGGGAGTGGGAGAAGGCGAACAACCTGCTgaaggag GTTTGGGTGGAGACCAATGGGAACATGCCGGCTCAGTTTATCATGTTAGCCATGTATATCAACCTGCAGATGG GTCACGTTGATATCATGAAGAACATTGTCAAGAAGAACATTCTGCTTACATGA
- the LOC127009466 gene encoding CCR4-NOT transcription complex subunit 10-A-like isoform X1: MAESKSGAEEGPESPTTTETTNNSDATDTEREWAQAAQAQFTKGNHVAALTLLSYLQGTRPKDPKVLMNKAVVEYYKSDLKKTDAFRKQLADICVHCGIKMDEVGTGDEVERSVIRFNHCVVLYHLHQYRAALALLEKMYTGLESLEESVGIGVCLLMAECHLGTHHPERALTIITHTETTFLPQPLPHTPSHKQPPPQEKENNQLYFRSPEKISVSGGTGSSSSSSSSSSSSSSSSSTASTAADEIRCSATQEQLRGKLQQLRVRAQLMMRALKVAKKELKMIVTHAVAGNSLNVTLISLKSQLEYLKGNYRKAIKVLNQCAAIPPPSPSYGPSLGVMYYNNLGVIHLGMGKPTVACLYLQKALQETQVKEESNSSGNSEEVLSQQPLYQLSSNVQPELYYNLGVTLLHMNKPDKAFDFLLEVLQVHPMNPRLWLRLAECCILVHKLGLKEDLSSKRNIIQGTVGVGVHRKICLATRITDHNKKKSDLHPESDAAFPEPTLEFARLCLRNTLILLPENVSTTSLTDEQEVSGVMPELYPAGPSSPLRGAEVLRLRVSALACSAYVGLCLSDFSTVLRHAEQLLVAHPKMPGVYKLLGHLYASEALISLGKVTEAIQHLDPRVVGDVSLSPQAQEASDAPQAMMSSQGWLNTTTTTTAMQVMRYNLSVAYALRGEWEKANNLLKEVWVETNGNMPAQFIMLAMYINLQMGHVDIMKNIVKKNILLT; the protein is encoded by the exons ATGGCAGAGAGCAAGAGTGGGGCAGAGGAGGGCCCGGAGTCTCCCACCACCACGGAGACGACCAACAACTCGGATGCAACGGACACGGAGCGGGAGTGGGCGCAGGCCGCCCAGGCGCAGTTCACCAAGGGGAACCATGTGGCCGCCCTCACGCTGCTGTCCTATCTCCAGGGGACGAGGCCCAAGGATCCTAAA GTCCTGATGAACAAGGCTGTGGTGGAGTACTACAAAAGTGACCTGAAGAAGACCGATGCCTTTAGAAAGCAGCTGGCCGACATATGTGTGCAT TGTGGGATCAAGATGGACGAGGTCGGCACCGGGGATGAGGTGGAGCGCAGTGTCATCCGCTTCAACCACTGCGTCGTGCTCTACCACCTCCACCAGTACCGTGCCGCCCTCGCCCTCCTGGAGAAGATGTACACCGGCCTTGAGTCTCTCG AGGAGAGTGTAGGCATAGGTGTGTGTCTCCTGATGGCTGAGTGTCACCTGGGCACACACCATCCCGAGCGagccctcaccatcatcacccacaCGGAGACCACCTTCCTGCCTCAGCCGCTGCCCCACACGCCCTCACACAAGCAGCCGCCAccacaggaaaaggaaaacaa TCAACTTTATTTCAGGTCCCCAGAAAAAATCAGTGTTTCTGGAGGCActgggagcagcagcagcagcagcagcagtagcagtagtagcagcagcagcagtagtacggCAAGCACAGCGGCTGATGAGATCCGGTGCAGCGCCACACAGGAGCAGCTGCGAGGGAAGCTTCAGCAGTTGCGGGTGCGGGCGCAGCTGATGATGAGGGCGCTGAAGGTGGCCAAGAAGGAGCTCAAGATGATAGTGACGCACGCTGTCGCAGGCAACTCCTTG aaCGTGACTTTGATAAGCCTGAAGAGTCAGCTCGAATACCTCAAAGGCAACTACCGGAAAGCCATCAAAGTGCTTAACCAGTGTGCAGCAATACCTCCCCCTAGTCC GTCGTATGGTCCTAGTCTTGGTGTGATGTACTATAATAACCTGGGCGTCATTCACCTGGGCATGGGCAAGCCTACCGTGGCTTGTCTCTACCTTCAGAAGGCCCTCCAGGAAACTCAGGTTAAAGAGGAATCAAATTCCTCGGGTAATTCAG AGGAGGTGTTGTCGCAGCAGCCCCTGTACCAGCTGAGCAGCAACGTGCAGCCGGAGCTGTACTACAACCTGGGCGTGACGCTGCTGCACATGAACAAGCCCGACAAGGCCTTCGACTTCCTGCTGGAGGTGCTGCAGGTACATCCCATGAACCCCCGGCTGTGGCTGAGGCTGGCGGAGTGCTGCATCCTCGTACACAAGCTG GGCCTGAAGGAAGACCTCAGCTCCAAGAGGAACATCATCCAGGGAACAGTAGGAGTCGGGGTGCATCGCAAGATCTGCCTCGCCACGCGCATCACAGATCACAACAAGAAAAA GAGTGACCTGCACCCAGAGTCAGACGCGGCCTTCCCTGAACCCACCTTGGAGTTCGCCCGGCTGTGCCTCCGCAACACCCTCATCCTCCTGCCAGAGAATGtgtccaccacctccctcacagACGAGCAGGAAGTCTCAG GGGTGATGCCAGAGCTTTACCCCGCCGGGCCGTCCTCTCCCCTGCGTGGTGCTGAGGTGCTGCGTCTGAGGGTTTCGGCACTGGCCTGCAGCGCCTACGTGGGCCTCTGCCTCTCGGACTTCTCCACGGTGCTGAGGCATGCGGAGCAGCTGCTGGTGGCTCATCCAAAGATGCCTGGAGTATACAA ACTGCTGGGCCACCTCTACGCCAGCGAGGCCCTCATCTCCCTGGGCAAGGTGACGGAGGCCATACAGCACTTGGACCCACGTGTGGTAGGGGacgtctccctctcccctcaggCACAGGAGGCCTCGGATGCCCCCCAGGCCATGATGTCCTCCCAAG GCtggctcaacaccaccaccaccaccacggccatgcAGGTGATGCGGTACAACCTGAGTGTTGCGTACGCCCTGCGCGGGGAGTGGGAGAAGGCGAACAACCTGCTgaaggag GTTTGGGTGGAGACCAATGGGAACATGCCGGCTCAGTTTATCATGTTAGCCATGTATATCAACCTGCAGATGG GTCACGTTGATATCATGAAGAACATTGTCAAGAAGAACATTCTGCTTACATGA
- the LOC127009717 gene encoding sphingomyelin phosphodiesterase-like isoform X1, with the protein MPGLALTFLISTLCVLSRSVAGAPSHWEDTDGALPLLRYSLKRAAVEYTCLECKAAAAVLDTMMAAGASAMEIEDFAIQECITFDLFPADVCSEMVYLAGGEVLYVLNNTKYNYDTICGWLLGADCHNTELDPWSLSIPGGKPEPFYPEPQQPTPSVVRILHLSDLHVDLQYDEGSAVNCDHPLCCRHAFGDPGPGEEAAGHWGALGECDIPLHTLDDLLAQAATLSDADLVYVTGDLPPHDVWAQSHESNLLAINVTLELIKKYFPGIPVYNSLGNHASAPVNSFVVPAGYESGFNMEWLYEGVAEMWAPWLPEDTMDTIRLGGFFSHSPVPGLRVVSVNTNYCNSQNWWLLMENNDPVGELQWLVDTLAAAEAAGEVVHILGHIPPGGGDCDHIWSHIFSQIIARYESIIRGMFYGHNHKDQWHLLYDPATNYTHPTATVLIPGAGTTEGLHAPAFRVYIVDAGHDNATWTVLDTETYDMNLTLANQEGGQPEYTLRYTAQETYGLTCLSPTQMDELVIRLATDDALFYEYMRNYNNYQAEPPLNCDVDCRKSELCRLVAGDSSTDIPCRRIEEIIDAAQSRGDPQWYEGE; encoded by the exons ATGCCCGGCCTTGCACTCACTTTCCTTATATCCACACTAT GTGTGTTGAGCAGGAGTGTGGCCGGCGCCCCGAGTCACTGGGAGGATACGGATGGGGCGCTGCCTCTATTGCGGTACTCCTTGAAGCGGGCTGCTGT AGAGTACACGTGCTTGGAGTGCAAGGCCGCTGCTGCCGTGCTGGACACCATGATGGCCGCTGGGGCTAGTGCAATGGAGATTGAAGACTTTGCCATCCAGGAGTgcatcacctttgacctgttCCCAGCCGATGTTTGCTCTGAAATGGTTTACCTTGCAGGG GGTGAGGTGCTGTATGTCCTGAACAACACAAAGTATAACTATGACACTATATGCGGCTGGCTGCTGGGGGCTGACTGCCACAACACAGAGCTAGACCCGTGGTCGCTGAGCATCCCCGGGGGCAAGCCTGAACCCTTCTACCCTGAGCCCCAGCAG cCCACTCCCAGTGTGGTGAGGATCCTGCACCTCTCTGACCTGCATGTGGACCTCCAGTACGACGAGGGCAGCGCCGTCAACTGTGACCACCCCCTCTGCTGCCGCCACGCCTTCGGTGACCCTGGGCCGGGGGAGGAGGCAGCGGGCCACTGGGGAGCACTGGGTGAATGTGACATTCCCCTGCACACCCTGGATGACCTCCTGGCCCAGGCCGCCACACTCTCCGACGCAGACCTTGT GTATGTGACTGGAGACCTTCCGCCTCATGATGTTTGGGCTCAGAGTCATGAGAGCAACCTGCTGGCCATAAACGTCACCTTGGAGCTCATCAAGAAATACTTCCCGGGCATCCCAGTCTACAACTCCCTCGGCAATCATGCTTCTGCTCCTGTAAACAG TTTTGTAGTGCCGGCAGGCTATGAGTCTGGGTTCAACATGGAATGGCTGTACGAAGGTGTGGCGGAGATGTGGGCCCCTTGGCTACCTGAGGACACCATGGACACCATAAGGCTTGGTGGCTTCTTCTCCCACTCCCCTGTGCCGGGCCTGAGGGTCGTGTCCGTCAACACAAACTACTGCAACAGCCAGAATTG GTGGCTGCTGATGGAAAACAACGACCCTGTCGGTGAACTGCAGTGGCTGGTGGACACCTTGGCGGCGGCCGAGGCTGCCGGGGAGGTGGTGCACATCCTGGGCCACATCCCGCCTGGGGGAGGGGACTGTGACCACATCTGGAGCCACATCTTCAGCCAGATAATTGCAAG GTATGAGTCAATCATCCGGGGCATGTTCTACGGCCACAACCACAAGGACCAGTGGCACTTACTCTACGACCCGGCCACCAACTACACCCACCCCACGGCCACCGTCCTCATCCCCGGCGCAG GCACCACCGAGGGTTTACATGCCCCAGCCTTCCGAGTGTACATTGTGGATGCCGGCCACGACAACGCCACCTGG acGGTTTTGGACACTGAGACTTATGACATGAACCTGACCTTGGCCAACCAGGAAGGTGGGCAGCCGGAGTATACTCTGAG GTACACAGCCCAGGAGACCTATGGGCTGACCTGCCTCTCACCCACCCAGATGGACGAGCTTGTCATCAGGTTGGCCACTGATGACGCGCTGTTTTACGAGTACATGAG GAACTACAATAATTATCAAGCCGAGCCTCCCTTGAACTGTGACGTGGACTGCCGCAAGAGTGAACTGTGTCGCCTCGTCGCCGGTGACTCCTCCACTGACATCCCGTGTCGCCGCATCGAGGAGATCATTGACGCAGCACAGTCCCGCGGAGACCCACAATGGTATGAGGGGGAATAA
- the LOC127009717 gene encoding sphingomyelin phosphodiesterase-like isoform X2: MPGLALTFLISTLCVLSRSVAGAPSHWEDTDGALPLLRYSLKRAAVEYTCLECKAAAAVLDTMMAAGASAMEIEDFAIQECITFDLFPADVCSEMVYLAGGEVLYVLNNTKYNYDTICGWLLGADCHNTELDPWSLSIPGGKPEPFYPEPQQPTPSVVRILHLSDLHVDLQYDEGSAVNCDHPLCCRHAFGDPGPGEEAAGHWGALGECDIPLHTLDDLLAQAATLSDADLVYVTGDLPPHDVWAQSHESNLLAINVTLELIKKYFPGIPVYNSLGNHASAPVNSFVVPAGYESGFNMEWLYEGVAEMWAPWLPEDTMDTIRLGGFFSHSPVPGLRVVSVNTNYCNSQNWWLLMENNDPVGELQWLVDTLAAAEAAGEVVHILGHIPPGGGDCDHIWSHIFSQIIARYESIIRGMFYGHNHKDQWHLLYDPATNYTHPTATVLIPGAGTTEGLHAPAFRVYIVDAGHDNATWTVLDTETYDMNLTLANQEGGQPEYTLRYTAQETYGLTCLSPTQMDELVIRLATDDALFYEYMRNYNNYQAEPPLNCY, from the exons ATGCCCGGCCTTGCACTCACTTTCCTTATATCCACACTAT GTGTGTTGAGCAGGAGTGTGGCCGGCGCCCCGAGTCACTGGGAGGATACGGATGGGGCGCTGCCTCTATTGCGGTACTCCTTGAAGCGGGCTGCTGT AGAGTACACGTGCTTGGAGTGCAAGGCCGCTGCTGCCGTGCTGGACACCATGATGGCCGCTGGGGCTAGTGCAATGGAGATTGAAGACTTTGCCATCCAGGAGTgcatcacctttgacctgttCCCAGCCGATGTTTGCTCTGAAATGGTTTACCTTGCAGGG GGTGAGGTGCTGTATGTCCTGAACAACACAAAGTATAACTATGACACTATATGCGGCTGGCTGCTGGGGGCTGACTGCCACAACACAGAGCTAGACCCGTGGTCGCTGAGCATCCCCGGGGGCAAGCCTGAACCCTTCTACCCTGAGCCCCAGCAG cCCACTCCCAGTGTGGTGAGGATCCTGCACCTCTCTGACCTGCATGTGGACCTCCAGTACGACGAGGGCAGCGCCGTCAACTGTGACCACCCCCTCTGCTGCCGCCACGCCTTCGGTGACCCTGGGCCGGGGGAGGAGGCAGCGGGCCACTGGGGAGCACTGGGTGAATGTGACATTCCCCTGCACACCCTGGATGACCTCCTGGCCCAGGCCGCCACACTCTCCGACGCAGACCTTGT GTATGTGACTGGAGACCTTCCGCCTCATGATGTTTGGGCTCAGAGTCATGAGAGCAACCTGCTGGCCATAAACGTCACCTTGGAGCTCATCAAGAAATACTTCCCGGGCATCCCAGTCTACAACTCCCTCGGCAATCATGCTTCTGCTCCTGTAAACAG TTTTGTAGTGCCGGCAGGCTATGAGTCTGGGTTCAACATGGAATGGCTGTACGAAGGTGTGGCGGAGATGTGGGCCCCTTGGCTACCTGAGGACACCATGGACACCATAAGGCTTGGTGGCTTCTTCTCCCACTCCCCTGTGCCGGGCCTGAGGGTCGTGTCCGTCAACACAAACTACTGCAACAGCCAGAATTG GTGGCTGCTGATGGAAAACAACGACCCTGTCGGTGAACTGCAGTGGCTGGTGGACACCTTGGCGGCGGCCGAGGCTGCCGGGGAGGTGGTGCACATCCTGGGCCACATCCCGCCTGGGGGAGGGGACTGTGACCACATCTGGAGCCACATCTTCAGCCAGATAATTGCAAG GTATGAGTCAATCATCCGGGGCATGTTCTACGGCCACAACCACAAGGACCAGTGGCACTTACTCTACGACCCGGCCACCAACTACACCCACCCCACGGCCACCGTCCTCATCCCCGGCGCAG GCACCACCGAGGGTTTACATGCCCCAGCCTTCCGAGTGTACATTGTGGATGCCGGCCACGACAACGCCACCTGG acGGTTTTGGACACTGAGACTTATGACATGAACCTGACCTTGGCCAACCAGGAAGGTGGGCAGCCGGAGTATACTCTGAG GTACACAGCCCAGGAGACCTATGGGCTGACCTGCCTCTCACCCACCCAGATGGACGAGCTTGTCATCAGGTTGGCCACTGATGACGCGCTGTTTTACGAGTACATGAG GAACTACAATAATTATCAAGCCGAGCCTCCCCTGAACTGTTACTAA